A portion of the Thermomicrobiales bacterium genome contains these proteins:
- a CDS encoding response regulator transcription factor, with protein sequence MSDERTTVLVVDDEPEIVLLMSDFLRAEGYQVVTASDGSEALTALQRQPVHCMLLDIMMPGMSGFDLLRTVRERGDIPVLILSARMDDSDKIRGLGLGADDYIVKSATPAEVVARVKAVLRRSRPSTVPARKTLEFDHLSIDVQAREVRRDGRLVPLTAREFDLLKLLAEHPRQVFSRDQLFDRLWDSYGDQHTVTVHIGRLRDKLERDPSHPELIVTVWGAGYRFDGRPA encoded by the coding sequence ATGAGCGACGAACGCACCACTGTCCTTGTCGTAGACGACGAACCCGAGATCGTCTTACTGATGAGCGACTTTCTGCGCGCCGAGGGCTACCAGGTGGTGACGGCCAGCGACGGCTCCGAAGCCCTGACCGCGCTGCAACGACAGCCGGTGCACTGCATGCTGCTGGACATCATGATGCCGGGCATGTCCGGCTTCGATCTGCTGCGCACCGTGCGGGAGCGCGGTGACATACCCGTGCTCATCCTGAGCGCGCGCATGGACGACAGCGACAAGATTCGCGGGCTTGGACTCGGGGCCGATGACTACATCGTGAAATCGGCCACCCCGGCCGAGGTGGTGGCGCGGGTGAAAGCCGTCTTGCGACGTTCACGTCCCAGCACGGTTCCGGCACGCAAGACTCTGGAGTTCGATCACCTGTCCATCGACGTCCAGGCCCGTGAGGTGCGCCGGGATGGCCGGTTGGTTCCGCTCACCGCGCGAGAGTTCGATCTCCTCAAGCTTCTCGCCGAGCATCCGCGTCAGGTCTTCAGCCGCGACCAGCTTTTCGACCGCCTGTGGGATTCGTATGGCGACCAGCACACGGTAACGGTCCATATCGGCCGCTTGCGCGACAAGCTGGAACGCGATCCATCGCATCCCGAGCTGATCGTGACGGTCTGGGGCGCCGGATACCGCTTCGACGGGCGGCCTGCCTGA
- a CDS encoding HAMP domain-containing sensor histidine kinase, giving the protein MDASTGPVRKWSVRLLDWLVWRPIAWCTKQCYRLTRWAVSPRVWFRFFSWLRLSSISLRRWLFIALLVLMILPGIGAGMVAIGITFFDRPEATATERMLRESGAQWDDPAWQAALEAQAKKDDAQIVLYQDGEPIFRSEGVSLPFTGDEGGMITIVPSSTTDQSAAIRYLSDPNDTRYLPVPISYFIFLALTFIGIAIFFGRSVVKPLAATSDAASEVAGGNLDISLPRSRVREVRELNAAFEGMASELKESLEHEAKLEAERKQFISAIVHDLRTPLFALRGSFEAIETGVADTQEKQKYYFQLARERADTLDRMITDLFEFTRLEYLDQEPVREPLDFGALVERVAETLQPRAAEQESTILLDVRPDLCEISADAHLLTRAIDNLIDNAIRYAGPNSTIWIEALSTPGSVVFSVADDGPGIPAADLPNLFTPLFRGESSRNRKTGGAGLGLTIARNIFLAHGGTLTARNRTPNGAMFIGSLPCGSGAPTK; this is encoded by the coding sequence ATGGACGCCTCTACGGGACCGGTGCGCAAATGGTCGGTCCGGTTGCTGGACTGGCTCGTCTGGCGGCCGATTGCCTGGTGCACCAAACAATGCTACCGGCTGACCCGCTGGGCGGTGAGCCCACGAGTCTGGTTCCGCTTCTTTAGTTGGTTACGGCTTTCCAGTATCTCTCTCCGGCGCTGGCTCTTCATCGCGCTTCTGGTGCTGATGATTCTTCCCGGTATTGGCGCCGGCATGGTGGCCATCGGGATTACGTTCTTCGACCGTCCAGAAGCGACTGCCACCGAGCGGATGCTGCGGGAATCTGGCGCGCAATGGGACGACCCGGCCTGGCAAGCCGCGCTCGAAGCCCAGGCGAAGAAGGACGACGCGCAGATCGTGCTCTATCAGGACGGAGAGCCGATCTTCCGTTCCGAAGGAGTCTCGCTCCCCTTCACGGGAGACGAAGGCGGGATGATCACCATCGTTCCGAGCTCAACAACGGACCAATCGGCGGCGATTCGATACCTCAGCGATCCCAACGATACCCGTTATCTCCCGGTGCCGATCTCCTATTTCATCTTCCTGGCGTTGACGTTCATCGGCATTGCCATCTTTTTCGGGCGGAGCGTGGTCAAACCGCTGGCCGCCACCAGCGATGCCGCGAGCGAGGTGGCCGGCGGGAACCTCGATATCTCCCTTCCGCGCTCGCGCGTGCGGGAGGTGCGTGAGCTCAATGCCGCGTTCGAGGGGATGGCGTCCGAGCTGAAAGAATCGCTCGAACACGAAGCCAAGCTCGAAGCGGAGCGCAAGCAGTTCATCAGCGCCATCGTGCACGATCTGCGCACCCCCCTCTTCGCGTTGCGCGGATCGTTCGAGGCGATCGAAACCGGGGTGGCCGATACCCAGGAAAAGCAGAAGTACTACTTTCAGCTTGCCCGGGAACGCGCCGACACGCTGGACCGGATGATCACCGATCTCTTCGAGTTCACCCGGCTGGAGTACCTGGATCAGGAGCCGGTGCGCGAGCCGCTGGACTTTGGGGCGCTGGTCGAACGTGTGGCCGAAACGCTGCAACCCCGCGCCGCCGAGCAGGAGAGCACGATCTTGCTCGATGTCCGCCCCGATCTGTGCGAGATCTCGGCCGACGCGCATCTGCTGACCCGCGCGATCGACAATCTGATCGACAATGCGATCCGCTACGCCGGTCCCAACAGCACGATCTGGATCGAGGCGCTGTCCACTCCCGGCTCGGTCGTCTTCAGCGTTGCCGACGACGGCCCAGGCATCCCGGCCGCAGACCTGCCGAACCTGTTCACACCCCTCTTCCGCGGCGAATCGTCCCGCAACCGCAAGACCGGCGGCGCAGGGCTCGGCCTGACCATCGCGCGCAACATCTTCCTGGCCCACGGTGGCACATTGACCGCCCGGAATCGGACACCCAACGGGGCGATGTTCATCGGGTCATTGCCGTGCGGTTCGGGCGCCCCCACCAAGTAG
- a CDS encoding alpha/beta fold hydrolase — protein sequence MTLVRKAGAGAIIAAGFAGVNALKQKVTYPKPPAFYDPPSVLGTGEPGEIVRIEEIPWTMRTPGWRMLYRSTDVHGRPSIVSGLMVAPAGTPSEEGWPVVAVAHGTAGLPRGAAPSMTIDANSDETNYTYANNIKPFLDAGYAVAYTDYQGLGAPGGHSYLVGTVEAANVLDSVRAIRRFSGIPVSDRLIVWGHSQGGHAAAFAVEEAPGYAPELEIAGAVLVAPAAELRLILDAVLDSKQRTYMSILVMVSVASWIDAYPALKKDDALKTPGSLLLSPSAEVLRMKYGAFTLRPFLPDQLFRADVIEKWAPYFDRNTAGQRPLGVPILVQQGDADEVIPAASNQRFVERLEAQGEDATLTIYPGRTHTDVLEPGTPDAIAWMRERVP from the coding sequence ATGACATTGGTACGGAAAGCTGGCGCCGGGGCAATCATCGCAGCCGGGTTTGCGGGGGTGAATGCCCTCAAACAGAAGGTGACCTATCCCAAACCGCCGGCGTTCTACGATCCACCAAGCGTGCTGGGCACAGGCGAGCCGGGCGAGATCGTGCGCATCGAGGAAATTCCGTGGACGATGCGCACGCCGGGATGGCGCATGCTCTATCGCTCCACCGATGTGCACGGCAGGCCATCCATCGTCTCCGGGCTGATGGTCGCGCCAGCGGGCACTCCATCCGAAGAGGGCTGGCCAGTCGTCGCAGTAGCCCATGGCACGGCCGGGTTGCCGCGTGGCGCCGCGCCGTCGATGACGATCGACGCCAACTCGGACGAAACCAACTACACCTACGCGAACAACATCAAGCCGTTTCTCGACGCCGGCTATGCGGTCGCCTACACCGACTATCAGGGGCTCGGCGCGCCAGGCGGGCATTCCTATCTGGTCGGCACGGTCGAAGCAGCGAACGTGCTCGACAGCGTGCGGGCGATCCGGAGGTTTTCGGGGATCCCGGTGTCGGATCGACTGATCGTTTGGGGACATTCGCAGGGTGGGCATGCGGCCGCATTCGCGGTGGAGGAAGCGCCAGGCTACGCTCCGGAACTCGAAATCGCCGGCGCGGTGCTGGTGGCTCCGGCAGCCGAATTACGGCTGATCCTGGACGCCGTGCTGGATTCGAAACAACGCACCTACATGAGCATTCTCGTCATGGTCAGCGTCGCGAGCTGGATCGACGCCTACCCAGCGCTCAAGAAAGACGATGCGCTCAAGACTCCCGGATCGTTGCTCCTCTCTCCCAGCGCTGAAGTGCTGCGCATGAAATACGGCGCGTTCACCCTGCGGCCTTTCCTGCCCGATCAGCTCTTCCGCGCCGACGTGATCGAGAAATGGGCGCCGTATTTCGACCGCAATACGGCCGGCCAGAGACCGCTGGGTGTGCCGATCCTGGTTCAACAGGGCGATGCCGACGAGGTCATTCCGGCGGCATCGAATCAGCGCTTCGTCGAACGGCTCGAGGCCCAGGGTGAGGATGCGACCCTCACGATCTACCCAGGACGAACGCATACCGACGTGCTGGAGCCGGGCACGCCAGACGCCATCGCCTGGATGCGCGAGCGCGTTCCCTAA